Proteins co-encoded in one Acidovorax sp. 69 genomic window:
- a CDS encoding ABC transporter substrate-binding protein — protein sequence MFRSLVVLLVALLTGSWGYARNEGVTNDEIRLGASAVLSGPLGPQTAQYGEGSRLLFDAVNAQGGVHGRMIRYTTLDDAFDSPKALENTRQLLETDKVFMIYNSTGTAQTAAILPLIKEHRTLLFGPVTGATMFRDTLNPYVFHVRAGYASEASKIVSQLRQQGMSRVAVFYQDDGLGKTLLAELKKASEEEKLAFVAEIKLDPKQPDFAAAARATEAAQPQAVIVAAAGTTFTSYVKAVQSTAARPAHYGFSVASVDVIQRELKDKARGIILAQIMPSLRSTTVPVVAEYLALLRAKSPGAPPSASQFEGFVHARLLVEGLRRTGRNLTTESFIKTMEDAGEISFGRFNVKYSPKSHNGSTYVELAIVDAEGSLRY from the coding sequence ATGTTTCGTTCTTTGGTGGTGCTGCTGGTCGCCCTGCTCACTGGTAGCTGGGGCTATGCCCGCAATGAGGGCGTGACCAACGACGAAATTCGCTTGGGGGCGTCGGCGGTGCTGTCGGGGCCGCTGGGGCCTCAGACGGCCCAATATGGCGAGGGCTCGCGGCTCCTGTTTGATGCCGTGAACGCGCAGGGCGGTGTGCATGGCCGCATGATCCGCTACACCACGCTCGACGACGCTTTCGACTCCCCGAAGGCCTTGGAGAACACGCGCCAGCTGCTGGAGACCGACAAGGTCTTCATGATCTACAACAGCACCGGGACAGCGCAGACGGCCGCCATTTTGCCGCTGATCAAGGAGCACCGTACGCTGTTGTTTGGCCCGGTCACCGGGGCCACGATGTTTCGCGACACCCTCAATCCTTACGTCTTTCATGTGCGTGCGGGCTACGCCAGCGAAGCCAGCAAGATCGTCTCGCAGTTGCGCCAGCAGGGCATGAGCCGCGTGGCCGTGTTCTACCAGGACGATGGCTTGGGCAAGACCTTGCTGGCCGAACTCAAGAAAGCCTCCGAAGAGGAAAAACTGGCCTTCGTGGCAGAAATCAAGCTAGACCCCAAGCAGCCCGATTTTGCCGCAGCAGCCCGGGCCACCGAGGCCGCCCAGCCCCAGGCGGTGATTGTGGCGGCTGCAGGAACCACGTTCACGAGCTACGTCAAGGCGGTGCAGTCAACGGCCGCAAGGCCTGCGCACTACGGTTTTTCGGTCGCCAGCGTGGACGTGATCCAGCGCGAACTCAAGGACAAGGCGCGCGGCATCATCCTGGCGCAGATCATGCCCTCGTTGCGCAGCACCACCGTGCCCGTTGTGGCCGAATACCTGGCCCTGCTGCGCGCCAAGTCGCCGGGTGCCCCACCTTCGGCCTCGCAGTTTGAAGGGTTTGTGCATGCGCGGCTGTTGGTCGAGGGCCTGCGCCGCACGGGGCGCAACCTGACCACGGAATCCTTCATCAAGACGATGGAGGATGCTGGCGAAATATCCTTCGGGCGCTTCAACGTCAAATACTCGCCAAAGAGCCACAACGGCTCTACCTATGTGGAGCTGGCCATCGTGGATGCGGAGGGCAGCTTGAGGTATTGA
- a CDS encoding histone deacetylase family protein gives MSKTGYFTHRDCWKHEMGPGHPECPERLDAIEDRLLVTGVGDALERYEAPEASLADIELAHGRMHIAALRGLSDRLNEELMAGGPNYAQIDTDTSINAHTWKASLRAAGAALAATDAVMAGEVENAFCAVRPPGHHACRDKAMGFCFFNNVAVAAKYALQRYNLQRVAVVDFDVHHGNGTEDILANDPRALMVSIFQHPFYPYSGDHEPAPNMVNVPVPAYTRGMDIREIIEMMWMPRLEAFKPEMIFVSAGFDGHREDDMGQLGLTEQDYTWITHRVKDVARRYSKGRIVSCLEGGYVMGPLARSVEAHLRVLADL, from the coding sequence GTGAGCAAGACGGGCTATTTCACCCACCGGGATTGTTGGAAGCACGAGATGGGCCCGGGGCACCCCGAATGTCCTGAGCGGCTGGATGCCATTGAAGACCGCTTGCTGGTCACCGGCGTGGGCGACGCGCTGGAGCGCTACGAGGCCCCCGAGGCCTCGCTGGCCGACATCGAATTGGCCCACGGGCGCATGCACATCGCTGCCTTGCGCGGCCTGTCTGACCGGCTCAATGAGGAGCTGATGGCGGGTGGCCCCAACTATGCGCAGATCGACACCGACACCTCCATCAACGCCCACACCTGGAAAGCCTCGCTGCGAGCCGCCGGGGCTGCGCTGGCGGCCACCGATGCCGTGATGGCGGGTGAGGTCGAAAACGCGTTCTGCGCGGTGCGTCCCCCTGGGCACCATGCCTGCCGTGACAAGGCCATGGGTTTTTGTTTCTTCAACAACGTGGCCGTGGCGGCCAAGTACGCGCTACAGCGCTACAACCTGCAGCGTGTGGCGGTGGTGGACTTTGACGTGCACCACGGCAATGGCACCGAGGACATCCTGGCCAATGACCCGCGTGCGCTGATGGTCAGCATCTTCCAGCACCCGTTCTACCCGTACAGCGGCGACCACGAGCCTGCCCCCAACATGGTGAATGTGCCGGTGCCGGCATACACCCGCGGCATGGACATCCGCGAGATCATCGAGATGATGTGGATGCCCCGGCTGGAGGCCTTCAAGCCGGAGATGATTTTTGTGAGCGCGGGTTTTGATGGCCACCGCGAGGACGATATGGGCCAGTTGGGTCTGACCGAGCAGGACTACACCTGGATCACCCACCGCGTGAAGGACGTGGCCCGTCGTTATTCCAAGGGCCGCATCGTGTCGTGCCTGGAAGGCGGCTACGTGATGGGCCCGCTGGCGCGCAGCGTGGAGGCGCACCTGCGCGTCCTGGCGGACTTGTGA
- a CDS encoding electron transfer flavoprotein subunit alpha/FixB family protein: MSVLVIAEHDNASIKGATLNTVTAAVACGGDVHVLVAGHNAGAAAAAAAQIAGVAKVIHADATGLAHGLAENVAAQVLALQGNAASNYSHILFPATAGGKNVAPRVAAKLDVAQISDITKVVAADTFERPIYAGNAIATVQSADSVKVITVRATGFDAAAATGGGAAVETAAATADAGKSSYVGSEIAKNDRPELTAAKIIVSGGRALGSKEKFDEVMTPLADKLGAAIGASRAAVDAGYAPNDLQVGQTGKIVAPQLYVAAGISGAIQHLAGMKDSKVIVAINKDPEAPIFSVADYGLEADLFTAVPELVKAL; the protein is encoded by the coding sequence ATGTCGGTACTCGTTATTGCTGAACACGACAACGCCTCCATCAAGGGCGCAACCCTCAACACCGTGACGGCCGCTGTGGCCTGCGGTGGTGACGTACACGTGCTGGTGGCAGGCCACAACGCGGGCGCCGCCGCCGCTGCCGCTGCCCAGATCGCCGGTGTCGCCAAGGTCATCCACGCCGACGCCACCGGCCTGGCCCATGGCCTGGCAGAAAACGTGGCTGCGCAAGTCCTGGCACTTCAGGGAAATGCGGCCAGCAACTACAGCCACATCCTGTTCCCTGCCACCGCCGGCGGCAAGAACGTGGCCCCCCGCGTGGCTGCCAAGCTCGACGTGGCCCAGATCAGCGACATCACCAAAGTGGTGGCCGCCGACACCTTCGAGCGCCCCATCTACGCTGGCAACGCCATCGCCACCGTGCAAAGCGCAGACAGCGTGAAGGTCATCACCGTGCGCGCCACCGGCTTTGATGCCGCAGCAGCCACCGGTGGTGGTGCCGCCGTCGAAACAGCCGCCGCAACGGCCGACGCAGGCAAGAGCAGCTATGTGGGCAGCGAAATCGCCAAGAACGACCGCCCCGAACTGACCGCCGCCAAGATCATCGTCTCTGGTGGCCGGGCGCTGGGCAGCAAGGAAAAGTTTGACGAAGTCATGACCCCGCTGGCCGACAAGCTGGGCGCCGCCATTGGTGCCAGCCGCGCAGCGGTGGACGCGGGCTACGCCCCCAACGACCTGCAAGTGGGCCAGACCGGCAAGATCGTGGCGCCCCAGTTGTACGTGGCTGCCGGTATCTCGGGCGCCATCCAGCACTTGGCCGGGATGAAGGACTCCAAGGTGATCGTGGCGATCAACAAGGACCCTGAGGCACCGATCTTCTCGGTGGCTGACTATGGGCTGGAGGCGGATCTGTTCACGGCCGTGCCTGAACTGGTCAAGGCGCTGTAA
- a CDS encoding acyl-CoA dehydrogenase — translation MSYTAPVKDMLFDIEHLANIEQIAQIPGFEDAGLDTAAAVLEECAKFNEGVLAPLNFEGDKNPSSWKDGVVTTTPGFKDAFHQYGQGGWQGLQHPADFGGQGLPKTIGAACIEMTNSANMSFALCPLLTDGAIEALLTAGSDELKATYLEKLVTGEWTGTMNLTEPQAGSDLALVRTRAEPQPDGSYKVFGTKIFITYGEHDMAENIVHLVLARVAGAPEGVKGISLFVVPKFMVNQDGTLGARNDAHCVSIEHKLGIKASPTAVLQFGDHGGAVGFLVGQENRGLEYMFIMMNAARYAVGMQGIAISERAYQKAVQYAKDRVQSRPVDGSIAASAAIIHHPDVKRMLMTMRATVEGCRAMATVAAAAFDAAHHHPDAETRKQNQAFYEFMVPLVKGYSTETSLEVTSLGVQVHGGMGFIEETGAAQYYRDAKILTIYEGTTAIQANDLVGRKTARDGGQTAKGIAAQIEKTEADLLTSGTPAALSVAKRLTAARKALLDVIDFVAGGTKAQPNAVFAGSVPYLMLAGNVVAGWQLARSLLVAQDLLHKGQDEAFMRAKITTAQFYADHILVKAPGLRDSIVEGAASVTELALESF, via the coding sequence ATGAGCTACACCGCCCCCGTCAAGGACATGCTGTTCGACATCGAGCACCTGGCCAACATCGAACAGATCGCCCAAATCCCCGGCTTTGAAGACGCGGGCCTGGACACGGCCGCTGCCGTGCTGGAAGAATGCGCCAAGTTCAACGAGGGCGTGCTGGCTCCGCTCAATTTCGAGGGCGACAAGAACCCTTCCAGCTGGAAAGACGGTGTGGTCACCACCACCCCCGGTTTCAAGGACGCCTTTCACCAATACGGGCAAGGCGGCTGGCAAGGCCTGCAGCACCCCGCCGACTTCGGCGGGCAAGGCCTGCCCAAGACCATTGGCGCGGCCTGCATCGAGATGACCAACAGCGCCAACATGAGCTTTGCGCTGTGCCCGCTGCTGACCGATGGCGCCATCGAGGCGCTGCTCACGGCGGGCAGTGATGAACTCAAGGCCACCTACCTCGAGAAGCTGGTGACCGGCGAGTGGACTGGCACCATGAATCTGACCGAGCCCCAGGCGGGGTCGGACCTGGCCCTGGTGCGCACGCGCGCCGAGCCGCAACCTGACGGCTCCTACAAGGTGTTTGGCACCAAGATCTTCATCACCTATGGCGAGCACGATATGGCCGAGAACATCGTCCACCTCGTGCTGGCACGGGTGGCGGGCGCGCCCGAAGGCGTGAAGGGCATCAGTCTGTTTGTGGTGCCCAAGTTCATGGTGAACCAGGACGGCACCCTGGGCGCACGCAACGACGCCCACTGCGTGAGCATCGAGCACAAGCTGGGCATCAAGGCCAGCCCCACGGCCGTGTTGCAGTTTGGCGACCACGGCGGTGCTGTGGGCTTCCTCGTGGGCCAGGAGAATCGGGGCCTCGAATACATGTTCATCATGATGAACGCCGCCCGCTACGCCGTGGGCATGCAGGGCATTGCGATCTCCGAGCGCGCCTACCAAAAGGCCGTGCAGTACGCCAAGGACCGCGTGCAAAGCCGCCCCGTGGACGGCTCCATTGCCGCCAGCGCCGCCATCATTCACCACCCCGACGTGAAGCGCATGCTCATGACCATGCGCGCCACTGTGGAAGGCTGCCGCGCCATGGCTACCGTGGCCGCTGCTGCGTTTGACGCCGCCCACCACCACCCCGACGCCGAGACACGCAAGCAGAACCAGGCGTTCTACGAATTCATGGTGCCGCTGGTCAAGGGCTACAGCACCGAGACCAGCCTGGAAGTGACCAGCCTGGGCGTGCAGGTGCATGGCGGCATGGGTTTCATTGAGGAAACCGGTGCGGCCCAGTATTACCGCGACGCCAAGATCCTGACCATCTACGAAGGCACCACCGCCATCCAGGCCAACGACCTCGTGGGCCGCAAGACGGCGCGCGATGGTGGTCAGACCGCCAAGGGCATCGCCGCGCAGATCGAGAAGACCGAGGCCGACCTGCTGACCAGCGGCACGCCCGCAGCCCTGTCTGTGGCCAAGCGCCTCACGGCCGCACGCAAGGCGTTGCTCGATGTGATCGACTTTGTGGCCGGTGGCACCAAGGCCCAGCCCAACGCCGTGTTTGCGGGCAGCGTGCCTTACCTGATGCTGGCGGGCAACGTGGTGGCGGGCTGGCAGCTGGCGCGCAGCCTGCTGGTGGCGCAGGACCTGTTGCACAAGGGACAGGACGAAGCCTTCATGCGCGCAAAAATCACCACGGCCCAGTTTTATGCGGACCACATTCTGGTGAAGGCCCCTGGCCTGCGCGACAGCATTGTGGAAGGCGCGGCCAGCGTGACCGAGCTGGCGCTGGAATCCTTCTGA
- a CDS encoding electron transfer flavoprotein subunit beta/FixA family protein has protein sequence MKVLVPVKRVVDYNVKVRVKSDNTGVDIANVKMSMNPFDEIAVEEAVRLKEKGLVTEVIAVSCGVTQCQETLRTAMAIGADRAILVETPADLDLQPLAVAKLLKALVDKEQPGLVILGKQAIDDDANQVGQMLAALADLPQATNASKVDLAADKVSVTREIDGGLETLALSLPAVITTDLRLNEPRYVTLPNIMKAKKKQLDIVKPEDLGVDVAPRLKTLKVAEPAKRGAGIKVADVAALVEKLKNEAKVI, from the coding sequence ATGAAGGTCTTGGTCCCTGTCAAGCGCGTGGTGGACTACAACGTGAAGGTCCGAGTGAAGTCGGACAACACGGGTGTGGACATCGCCAACGTGAAGATGAGCATGAACCCCTTTGACGAAATCGCCGTTGAAGAGGCCGTGCGCCTGAAAGAAAAAGGCCTGGTGACCGAAGTCATCGCTGTCTCCTGCGGCGTCACGCAGTGCCAGGAAACCCTGCGCACCGCCATGGCCATTGGTGCCGATCGTGCCATTCTGGTTGAAACCCCAGCCGACCTGGACCTGCAGCCCCTGGCCGTGGCCAAACTGCTCAAGGCCCTGGTGGACAAGGAACAACCCGGCCTCGTCATCCTGGGCAAACAAGCCATTGACGACGACGCCAACCAGGTCGGCCAGATGCTGGCCGCTTTGGCGGACCTGCCCCAGGCCACCAACGCCAGCAAGGTGGACCTGGCGGCCGACAAGGTCAGCGTGACCCGTGAAATCGACGGCGGCTTGGAAACCCTGGCCCTGTCGCTGCCCGCCGTCATCACCACCGACCTGCGCCTGAACGAGCCCCGCTACGTCACCTTGCCCAACATCATGAAGGCCAAGAAAAAGCAGCTCGATATCGTCAAACCCGAAGACCTCGGTGTGGACGTAGCCCCCCGCCTCAAGACCCTGAAGGTGGCCGAGCCCGCCAAGCGCGGCGCAGGCATCAAGGTGGCCGACGTGGCCGCCCTGGTCGAGAAACTCAAGAACGAAGCGAAGGTGATCTGA
- a CDS encoding mechanosensitive ion channel family protein has translation MDKPMLDDVGLWLQAFLSPTVLVELATLVGCVALAWALVSLLQRGLHRGDPRSILFGVRIVDGALFPLVLLGLAYVARTLLHHWLPLAVFKVAIPVLVALVVIRIGVKVLQVAYPQAAWVRPIERSISWLAWLGMVLWVTGLLPLVLDELDQIHWKVGGTTLSVRTMIEGALTAAAVLLVALWISAAIESRLLRSATGAELSLRKAVSNAVRALLIFVGLIMALSAVGIDLTALSVLGGAVGVGIGFGLQKLASNYVSGFVILAERSMRIGDNVRVDNFEGRITNINARYTVVRSSTGRESIVPNEMLITQRVENLSLADPRVWLSTVVSVAYESDVDLVTRLLADAALASTRVLREPAPSVALSAFGADGLEFTVGFWIADPENGALGLRSEINCAILSALRAHRIEIPYPQRVMHVQVDGALPAAMSPSTSPATPASAPVAPA, from the coding sequence ATGGACAAACCGATGCTGGACGATGTGGGCCTGTGGTTACAGGCCTTTCTGAGCCCGACGGTGCTGGTGGAACTGGCCACTTTGGTGGGGTGTGTGGCGCTGGCCTGGGCGCTGGTTTCCCTGTTGCAGCGGGGCCTGCACCGGGGCGATCCACGCTCCATCCTGTTCGGGGTGCGGATCGTGGACGGTGCGCTGTTCCCGCTGGTACTCCTGGGCCTGGCCTACGTGGCGCGCACGCTGCTGCACCATTGGTTGCCGTTGGCCGTCTTCAAGGTGGCGATTCCGGTGTTGGTGGCGCTGGTGGTGATTCGCATTGGCGTGAAAGTGCTGCAGGTGGCTTACCCCCAGGCAGCCTGGGTGCGGCCCATCGAGCGCTCTATCTCCTGGCTGGCCTGGCTGGGCATGGTGCTGTGGGTCACCGGGCTTTTGCCACTGGTGCTCGATGAGCTGGACCAGATCCACTGGAAGGTCGGGGGCACCACACTGTCGGTGCGCACCATGATCGAAGGTGCTTTGACGGCCGCTGCCGTGCTGCTGGTGGCGTTGTGGATTTCTGCGGCCATCGAGTCGCGCCTCCTGCGCTCGGCCACCGGGGCCGAGCTATCGCTGCGCAAGGCCGTGAGCAATGCTGTGCGGGCGCTGCTGATTTTTGTGGGGCTCATCATGGCCCTGTCGGCGGTGGGCATCGACCTGACGGCGCTGTCGGTGTTGGGCGGTGCCGTGGGCGTGGGTATTGGTTTTGGGCTGCAGAAACTGGCGTCCAACTACGTGAGTGGTTTTGTCATTTTGGCCGAGCGCAGCATGCGAATTGGTGACAACGTGCGCGTGGACAACTTCGAGGGGCGCATCACCAATATCAACGCCCGCTACACCGTGGTGCGATCGTCCACGGGCCGCGAGTCCATCGTACCCAATGAGATGTTGATCACCCAGCGGGTCGAAAACCTGTCGCTGGCTGACCCCAGGGTGTGGTTGTCCACCGTGGTCAGCGTGGCTTATGAAAGCGATGTGGATCTGGTGACGCGCCTGCTTGCCGACGCTGCGCTGGCCAGCACCCGGGTGTTGCGAGAGCCCGCACCCAGCGTAGCGCTGTCGGCGTTTGGTGCCGATGGGCTGGAGTTCACCGTGGGTTTCTGGATTGCCGACCCCGAAAATGGCGCGCTGGGCCTGCGCTCTGAGATCAACTGCGCCATCCTGAGCGCACTGCGGGCCCATCGGATCGAAATTCCCTACCCGCAGCGGGTCATGCATGTCCAGGTGGATGGGGCGCTTCCCGCCGCGATGTCGCCCAGTACGTCGCCTGCTACGCCAGCCTCGGCCCCGGTTGCGCCAGCGTGA
- a CDS encoding nitronate monooxygenase family protein: MSKLPPVLQNLSLPVIGSPLFIISNPKLVIEQCKAGVVGSMPALNARPAELLDEWLAEITETLAAYNKANPDKPAAPFAINQIVHKSNDRLDHDMQVCAKYKVPIIITSLGAREDVNQAVHAWGGIVLHDIINNKFAHKAIEKGADGLIAVAAGAGGHAGVKSPFALIQEIRQWFDGPIALSGSIASGDAVLAAQAMGADFGYIGSAFIATHEARASDGYKQAIVDGNSDDIVYSNLFTGVHGNYLAPSIRAAGMDPDNLPESDPSKMNFGGDAKKAWKDIWGCGQGIGAINAVTSTAEMVAKLRSEYEAARARLKL, from the coding sequence ATGTCCAAACTGCCTCCCGTGTTGCAAAACCTGTCGCTGCCCGTCATCGGCTCGCCGCTGTTCATCATCAGCAACCCCAAGCTCGTGATCGAGCAGTGCAAGGCCGGTGTGGTGGGTTCCATGCCCGCGCTCAACGCCCGCCCCGCCGAGCTGCTCGACGAATGGCTGGCCGAGATCACCGAAACCCTGGCGGCCTACAACAAGGCCAACCCTGACAAGCCTGCAGCCCCCTTTGCCATCAACCAGATCGTGCACAAGAGCAACGACCGGCTGGACCACGACATGCAGGTCTGCGCCAAGTACAAGGTGCCGATCATCATCACCAGCCTGGGCGCCCGCGAAGACGTGAACCAGGCCGTGCATGCCTGGGGCGGTATCGTGCTGCACGACATCATCAACAACAAGTTTGCGCACAAGGCGATTGAAAAGGGCGCTGACGGCCTGATCGCCGTGGCAGCCGGTGCGGGCGGCCACGCGGGCGTGAAGAGCCCGTTTGCGCTGATCCAGGAAATCCGCCAGTGGTTTGACGGCCCCATCGCGTTGAGTGGCTCGATCGCCAGCGGCGATGCGGTGCTGGCCGCACAGGCCATGGGCGCCGATTTTGGCTACATCGGCTCGGCCTTTATCGCCACGCACGAGGCACGTGCCAGCGATGGCTACAAGCAGGCGATTGTGGATGGCAACTCTGACGACATCGTCTACAGCAACCTGTTTACCGGCGTGCACGGCAACTACCTGGCGCCGTCGATCCGTGCTGCGGGCATGGACCCCGACAACCTGCCCGAATCTGACCCCAGCAAGATGAACTTTGGCGGCGACGCTAAGAAGGCCTGGAAAGACATCTGGGGCTGTGGCCAGGGCATTGGTGCCATCAATGCAGTGACGAGCACGGCTGAGATGGTGGCCAAGCTGCGCAGCGAATACGAAGCGGCCCGCGCACGTCTGAAGCTCTGA
- the rnk gene encoding nucleoside diphosphate kinase regulator: MARKPQITLSSLDIDRIEALLAAIPASVFPGKAELQGELDRADVVAPEDIPPDVVTMNSTVQFSILETGKEFCLTLVYPRDMDGSTDRLSIFAPVGSALLGLSVGDELAWPGPGGKSMTVRVKDILYQPESAGELHR; encoded by the coding sequence ATGGCGCGCAAGCCCCAGATCACCCTGTCTTCTCTGGACATCGACCGCATCGAAGCCCTGCTGGCAGCCATTCCCGCCAGCGTTTTTCCGGGCAAGGCCGAGTTGCAAGGCGAGCTGGACCGCGCCGACGTGGTGGCGCCCGAAGACATTCCGCCCGACGTGGTGACCATGAACTCCACGGTGCAGTTCTCGATTCTGGAGACTGGCAAGGAGTTCTGCCTGACGCTCGTTTACCCCCGCGACATGGACGGAAGCACAGACCGGCTCTCGATTTTTGCGCCGGTGGGCAGCGCGCTGCTGGGGTTGTCAGTGGGAGATGAACTGGCTTGGCCAGGGCCGGGCGGCAAGTCGATGACCGTGCGCGTGAAGGACATCCTGTACCAGCCCGAAAGCGCGGGCGAGTTGCACCGCTGA
- a CDS encoding acyltransferase codes for MSSSTSRMPLIDMVKGMACAAIVGHHLAFYGPMSDIAHPLAPVLMAWLYDYGRMAVQVFLVLGGYLAAASLAPQGLARFDHAGNAIAKRFVRLVVPYAVALLLSVVVSALVRPWMEHPSVPEQPTLSQLLANALLLQDIVGEDALSAGVWYVAIDFQLFALGVLLLAGVKALRGAGARGQADRLAQGLVVAGTAASLWVFNRMGTLDMWALYFFGSYGLGMIAHWAVRAPQGRQAQGWLAVMVLLGGVALALDFRGRIVVSTVTALCLVLALRSERVRSWSGFAPLVQLGQMSYSVFLVHFSVCLLVNAVVSHLWPDSPVLNALGMVLAFVLSLAAGRVLYLRVERHVPSWTTALRWQLGLVGAGMLVAVSSHWA; via the coding sequence ATGTCTTCTTCCACCTCCCGCATGCCACTGATCGACATGGTCAAGGGCATGGCGTGCGCCGCCATCGTCGGGCACCACCTGGCCTTTTACGGCCCGATGTCGGACATCGCCCATCCTCTGGCCCCTGTGCTGATGGCTTGGCTGTATGACTACGGGCGGATGGCCGTGCAGGTGTTTCTGGTGCTGGGCGGCTACTTGGCGGCAGCCAGCCTGGCGCCGCAAGGGCTGGCGCGTTTTGACCATGCGGGCAATGCCATCGCCAAACGGTTCGTGCGGCTGGTCGTGCCTTATGCCGTGGCGCTGCTGCTCTCGGTGGTGGTGTCGGCCCTGGTGCGGCCGTGGATGGAACACCCTTCGGTCCCCGAGCAGCCCACCCTGTCCCAATTGCTGGCCAATGCCTTGCTGCTGCAGGACATCGTGGGTGAAGACGCCTTGTCGGCCGGGGTCTGGTACGTGGCCATCGACTTTCAGTTGTTTGCGCTGGGCGTGTTGTTGCTGGCGGGCGTCAAGGCGCTGCGTGGAGCAGGGGCGCGGGGGCAGGCTGACCGACTGGCCCAGGGGCTCGTGGTGGCGGGTACTGCGGCGTCGTTGTGGGTGTTCAATCGCATGGGTACGCTCGACATGTGGGCGCTGTATTTCTTTGGCTCCTACGGTCTGGGCATGATCGCCCACTGGGCCGTGCGGGCACCCCAGGGGCGCCAGGCACAGGGCTGGCTCGCTGTCATGGTGTTGCTGGGAGGGGTTGCGCTGGCCCTGGATTTTCGCGGCCGGATTGTCGTGTCCACGGTCACTGCGCTGTGTCTGGTGCTGGCCTTGCGCTCCGAGCGCGTGCGCTCATGGAGCGGGTTTGCGCCGCTGGTGCAATTGGGACAAATGTCCTACTCGGTCTTTCTGGTGCACTTTTCGGTGTGTCTGCTTGTCAATGCAGTGGTCAGCCATCTCTGGCCAGATTCGCCCGTGCTCAACGCGCTGGGCATGGTGTTGGCCTTTGTGTTGTCACTTGCCGCCGGGCGGGTGTTGTACCTGCGGGTGGAGCGCCATGTGCCCTCATGGACCACGGCCCTGCGCTGGCAACTGGGGCTGGTGGGTGCGGGCATGCTGGTGGCGGTGTCAAGCCACTGGGCTTGA
- a CDS encoding enoyl-CoA hydratase, with the protein MTTHSMDLLQITRDPRGVVTLTLNDPARFNALGSEMLSALQQALEAAGSDESVRVVVLAAAGKAFCAGHNLKDMAANPELAYYQKLFAQCSRMMLTIHKLPVPVIARVQGMATAAGCQLVAQCDLAVAADSASFATSGIHYGLFCATPSVPLVRNVPAKRAMEMLLTGDFIDAPTALAQGLVNRVVSADALDAEVEKLVQSILQKPRVAVAMGKALVYQQRELGMEAAYQLAGQAMATNMMDEAAQEGARAFAEKRQPSWKR; encoded by the coding sequence ATGACAACGCATTCCATGGATCTTCTGCAGATCACCCGCGACCCGCGCGGGGTGGTGACTTTGACCTTGAACGATCCTGCACGTTTCAACGCCTTGGGCAGCGAGATGCTCTCTGCGCTGCAGCAGGCGTTGGAGGCGGCAGGCAGCGACGAGTCGGTGCGCGTGGTGGTGCTGGCTGCGGCGGGCAAAGCGTTTTGCGCGGGGCACAACCTCAAGGACATGGCTGCCAACCCCGAGCTGGCTTACTACCAGAAGCTGTTTGCCCAATGCAGCCGCATGATGCTGACCATCCACAAACTGCCAGTGCCCGTGATTGCGCGTGTGCAGGGCATGGCCACAGCGGCAGGTTGCCAGCTGGTGGCGCAGTGTGATCTGGCTGTAGCGGCTGACAGCGCCAGTTTTGCCACCAGTGGCATTCACTATGGTTTGTTCTGCGCGACGCCCAGCGTGCCGCTGGTGCGCAACGTGCCGGCCAAGCGGGCGATGGAGATGCTGCTGACCGGCGATTTCATCGACGCCCCCACCGCGCTGGCACAAGGACTGGTGAACCGCGTGGTGTCCGCCGACGCGCTGGACGCCGAGGTCGAAAAGCTGGTGCAGTCCATCCTGCAAAAGCCCCGTGTGGCGGTGGCCATGGGCAAGGCGCTGGTGTATCAGCAGCGCGAGCTGGGCATGGAGGCTGCCTACCAACTGGCGGGCCAGGCCATGGCCACCAACATGATGGATGAGGCTGCGCAGGAAGGTGCGCGCGCCTTTGCTGAAAAACGCCAGCCCAGCTGGAAGCGCTGA